A window from Candidatus Woesearchaeota archaeon encodes these proteins:
- a CDS encoding radical SAM protein, protein MPRKIYFHRAIFLSWYCSKGDCKFCYMSTQKDKIKNPRLARRTEESILAETIICRLLNWKIEFLSGGYDSYEWNELVELIKQIKHAYGKKLWLNIGTLNEREMKQLLPYIEGVSAPVECISPGLRKELCPSKPMPEIEAMLEAAGKLRLKKSMTIILGLGETIENFILLKSLVEKYGIDRITFYRLKPQKETIFENAEPITKEYYAEWISMTKSAFPKIKIIAGSWLTHLGEISLLIKSGADGITKFPSIKKFNSKYARQIEREVRKAGCDFRSRLTKKPDIDMHEELRKTNFSDELKAGVMEKLAGYLGFM, encoded by the coding sequence ATGCCTAGAAAAATCTACTTCCACCGTGCAATCTTCCTATCATGGTATTGCTCAAAGGGAGACTGCAAGTTCTGCTATATGTCTACACAGAAGGATAAGATAAAAAACCCGAGACTGGCAAGAAGGACAGAAGAGTCAATTTTAGCTGAAACAATCATATGCAGACTGCTGAACTGGAAGATAGAGTTCCTGAGCGGTGGCTATGATTCTTATGAATGGAATGAGCTTGTAGAGCTGATTAAGCAGATAAAACATGCTTACGGAAAAAAATTATGGCTTAATATAGGCACTTTAAATGAAAGGGAGATGAAGCAGCTGCTACCGTATATAGAAGGAGTATCTGCTCCTGTAGAGTGCATTAGTCCGGGATTAAGGAAAGAGCTATGCCCCTCAAAGCCAATGCCGGAAATTGAAGCTATGCTGGAAGCTGCGGGCAAGCTAAGACTGAAAAAATCGATGACAATCATTCTTGGCTTAGGAGAAACAATAGAGAATTTTATACTGCTAAAATCTTTAGTTGAAAAATACGGCATCGACCGAATCACTTTTTACAGGCTAAAGCCGCAAAAAGAGACGATTTTTGAAAATGCAGAGCCGATAACAAAAGAGTATTATGCAGAATGGATCTCGATGACCAAGTCAGCTTTTCCTAAAATAAAAATAATAGCGGGATCGTGGCTGACACATCTTGGAGAAATTTCATTGCTAATTAAATCGGGTGCTGACGGCATTACGAAATTTCCGTCCATAAAAAAGTTCAACTCTAAATATGCAAGACAAATAGAAAGAGAAGTCAGAAAGGCTGGCTGCGATTTCAGAAGCAGGCTTACAAAAAAGCCGGATATTGATATGCATGAAGAATTAAGAAAGACTAATTTTAGTGATGAGTTAAAGGCAGGGGTTATGGAG